The following are encoded together in the Bacillota bacterium genome:
- a CDS encoding YhdT family protein: protein MVVLLIANILWWFGFAYGLGSRPVEQYSYVLGLPAWFFYSCVLGYVVFSLASYLAVRFFFKDIPLDSAETKKGGEQK, encoded by the coding sequence ATGGTAGTCTTGCTAATTGCTAACATTTTATGGTGGTTTGGTTTTGCTTACGGCCTTGGCTCCCGGCCAGTAGAGCAGTATAGTTATGTTTTGGGATTGCCGGCGTGGTTTTTTTACAGTTGTGTTCTGGGCTATGTTGTCTTTAGCTTGGCTTCCTATCTAGCTGTTCGCTTCTTCTTTAAAGACATTCCTTTGGACAGTGCCGAAACCAAGAAAGGAGGCGAACAGAAATAA